Proteins encoded by one window of Desulfovibrio ferrophilus:
- a CDS encoding radical SAM protein: MTTERNKTMHPCFNKDVKGECGRVHLPVAPKCNVLCNFCNRKFDCVNESRPGVTSAVLSPGQAAKYMEDVLAKEPRITVAGIAGPGDPFANPLETLGTMRRIREKFPDLLFCVSTNGLALPPYLDDVADLGVTHMTVTVNAVDPVIGGEVYKWVRDGKVVYRGKDAGKLILERQLESIRGLKARGITVKVNTIIIPGINDHHVEEIARVMKGLDVDLHNLIPMYPNPGTGFGHLPEPTKAEVNALRKAAGVHVPQMTHCKRCRADAVGLLDNDISGEMAGCLSACSKMELPVAEARPYVAVATREGMLVNQHLGEASRFQIWAEQDGALSMVEERQSPPAGCGPKRWEALAKTLKDCSAIFCAAAGETPSLLLEESGIQVEACTGFISDVLSAHFGDGDLAAFKARKGGCAMGCGGAGGGEGCG, encoded by the coding sequence ATGACCACGGAACGCAACAAGACCATGCACCCCTGTTTCAACAAAGACGTCAAGGGCGAGTGCGGCAGAGTTCATTTGCCTGTAGCCCCCAAGTGCAACGTGCTGTGCAATTTCTGCAATCGCAAGTTTGACTGTGTAAATGAGTCCCGCCCTGGCGTGACCTCGGCAGTGCTTTCCCCCGGGCAGGCTGCCAAATACATGGAGGATGTCCTGGCCAAGGAACCGCGAATCACGGTGGCAGGCATCGCCGGCCCCGGTGACCCCTTTGCCAATCCGCTGGAGACGCTGGGTACCATGCGTCGCATTCGCGAGAAATTTCCGGACTTGTTGTTTTGTGTCTCCACCAATGGCTTGGCTTTGCCTCCATATCTGGATGACGTGGCCGACCTGGGCGTGACTCATATGACGGTTACGGTCAACGCCGTGGACCCTGTCATCGGTGGAGAGGTCTATAAATGGGTGCGTGACGGTAAAGTGGTCTATCGCGGCAAGGATGCCGGCAAGCTGATTCTGGAGCGTCAGTTGGAATCCATCCGTGGTTTGAAGGCGCGTGGCATCACCGTGAAGGTCAACACCATCATCATTCCCGGGATCAATGACCATCATGTCGAGGAGATCGCCCGGGTCATGAAGGGACTGGATGTGGATTTGCATAATCTGATCCCCATGTATCCCAATCCAGGAACCGGTTTTGGGCATCTTCCAGAACCCACCAAGGCCGAGGTCAATGCCCTGCGTAAGGCCGCTGGAGTTCATGTTCCCCAGATGACTCACTGCAAGCGTTGCCGTGCCGATGCCGTTGGCCTGTTGGATAATGATATTTCAGGCGAAATGGCTGGTTGCCTCTCGGCCTGCTCCAAGATGGAGTTGCCCGTTGCCGAGGCCCGTCCCTATGTGGCTGTGGCAACCCGCGAGGGCATGCTGGTCAATCAGCATCTGGGCGAGGCTTCACGTTTCCAGATCTGGGCAGAACAGGATGGAGCACTGTCCATGGTCGAGGAACGTCAGTCTCCGCCTGCGGGCTGTGGCCCTAAGCGATGGGAGGCCTTGGCAAAGACCTTGAAGGATTGCAGCGCCATCTTTTGCGCCGCAGCAGGTGAAACCCCAAGTCTGCTGTTGGAAGAGAGCGGTATTCAGGTGGAAGCTTGTACTGGATTCATCAGCGATGTCTTGAGTGCTCATTTCGGTGATGGCGATCTGGCTGCCTTCAAGGCCCGCAAGGGCGGCTGTGCCATGGGCTGTGGTGGGGCCGGCGGCGGCGAAGGCTGCGGTTGA
- a CDS encoding nitrogenase component 1: MIATAPKTNYVSTTNACKLCTPLGATLAFKGVAGGVPFLHGSQGCATYMRRYIISHFREPMDIASSALGEKNAIYGGGPNLKKGLINVMRKYAPEVIGVATTCLTETIGDDVHMILHEFRQEFGDLPLPAVVQVSTPSFSGTHMDGFHGAVLSLAEQLCVDQVEPTGRVNVMSGFVSAEDLRHMREIGRAFDLELTLLPDYSDTLDGPTYDEYQPIAAGGTTLEEIRSMSGARASLEFGTSLVGRKTAGASLEKRFGVVNHQLPMPIGLRATDALMETLSELTGQPIPEAIAAERGRLLDALVDGHKYIAGQRAVVYGDEDMVLGMTSLLAEIGIRPVLVATGAGGGGFAEAVHETCAGLLPEMPEVMEKVDFHDIAARAGELKPDLLVGNSKGYRYARDWNADLLRVGFPIHDRFGGQRLLHLGYRGALGLFDSLVNLAIERKQNTSDIGYGYI, encoded by the coding sequence ATGATCGCTACTGCTCCCAAGACCAATTACGTCTCCACCACCAATGCCTGCAAGCTCTGCACTCCACTGGGTGCGACCCTGGCTTTTAAGGGTGTTGCTGGCGGGGTTCCGTTTCTGCATGGCTCTCAGGGCTGCGCCACTTACATGCGTCGCTATATCATCAGCCACTTCCGTGAGCCCATGGACATTGCGTCCTCGGCTCTGGGCGAAAAGAATGCCATCTATGGCGGCGGTCCGAATCTGAAGAAGGGCCTGATCAACGTCATGCGCAAATACGCACCCGAAGTCATCGGGGTGGCGACGACCTGTCTGACAGAAACCATCGGTGACGATGTGCATATGATTCTGCATGAATTCCGCCAGGAGTTCGGCGATCTGCCCCTGCCCGCCGTGGTGCAGGTCTCCACGCCCAGTTTTTCCGGTACGCACATGGATGGGTTCCACGGCGCGGTACTGTCTCTGGCCGAGCAGTTGTGTGTGGACCAGGTCGAGCCCACCGGACGCGTTAACGTCATGTCCGGGTTCGTGTCTGCGGAAGATTTGCGCCATATGCGCGAGATTGGCCGAGCTTTCGATCTGGAACTGACGTTATTGCCCGACTATTCGGACACCCTGGATGGTCCCACCTACGACGAATACCAGCCCATCGCAGCGGGGGGGACGACCCTGGAGGAAATCCGCTCCATGTCGGGTGCGCGAGCCTCTCTGGAATTCGGGACCAGCCTGGTGGGGCGCAAGACCGCCGGGGCTTCCTTGGAAAAACGATTTGGTGTGGTTAACCACCAGTTGCCCATGCCCATTGGCCTTCGCGCCACAGATGCCTTGATGGAGACCCTGAGCGAATTGACCGGACAGCCCATTCCAGAAGCTATCGCCGCTGAGCGTGGACGGTTGCTGGACGCCTTGGTGGACGGTCACAAGTACATCGCAGGGCAGCGGGCCGTGGTCTACGGCGATGAGGATATGGTTCTGGGGATGACATCACTTTTGGCTGAAATCGGAATACGCCCCGTGCTGGTCGCCACCGGTGCAGGAGGCGGAGGCTTCGCCGAGGCCGTGCACGAAACCTGTGCCGGACTGCTGCCTGAAATGCCTGAGGTCATGGAGAAGGTTGACTTCCACGACATCGCTGCACGAGCCGGAGAGCTGAAGCCGGACCTGTTGGTGGGCAACAGCAAGGGCTATCGCTACGCCCGTGACTGGAATGCCGATCTCTTGCGCGTCGGGTTCCCCATCCATGATCGCTTCGGTGGGCAGCGCCTGCTGCACTTGGGTTACCGGGGGGCATTGGGGTTGTTCGACAGTCTGGTCAATCTGGCCATCGAACGCAAACAGAACACCTCTGACATCGGCTACGGCTACATTTAG